One genomic window of Paramormyrops kingsleyae isolate MSU_618 chromosome 22, PKINGS_0.4, whole genome shotgun sequence includes the following:
- the rpusd1 gene encoding RNA pseudouridylate synthase domain-containing protein 1 — MEAASLENLRVLYQSNDFIVVNKHWDIRIDSKMWYEKQTVQSQLRHRFPELADPETYYGFRFCHQLDFSTSGALCVALNRAAAGQAYRCFKDRLVTKAYLALVRGILERKRTTLDFAIGKNTSEGRTHMMCVEGTEGCENPKPCQTVLTVLEYGSYDGDPVTKVLLQPLTGRTHQLRVHCSAIGHPIVGDFTYSLRTDSAPYRMMLHAYLLDVPLEGEPIHVTAPDPFLPTLDTKWVPQHLVQSLEGALESLLESRGDQCDRENDLKTMGEPPGKDVSRASPLETEEQSVQCQQWLCEWALD, encoded by the exons ATGGAGGCAGCCAGTCTGGAGAACCTGCGCGTGCTGTACCAGAGCAATGACTTCATTGTGGTGAACAAACACTGGGACATCCGCATCGACAGCAAGATGTGGTACGAGAAGCAGACGGTGCAGAGCCAGCTGCGGCATCGCTTCCCGGAACTGGCGGACCCTGAAACATACTACGGCTTCAG ATTCTGCCACCAGCTGGACTTCTCCACCAGCGGGGCCCTGTGTGTGGCGCTGAACCGGGCAGCAGCAGGCCAGGCCTACCGCTGCTTTAAGGACCGGCTGGTCACCAAGGCCTATCTCGCGCTG GTGCGCGGCATTCTAGAGCGCAAGAGGACGACACTGGACTTCGCCATCGGGAAGAACACCTCCGAGGGCAGGACTCACATGATGTGCGTCGAGGGAACCGAGG GATGCGAGAACCCCAAGCCGTGCCAGACGGTACTCACCGTGCTGGAGTACGGATCCTACGACGGCGATCCTGTGACCAAAGTCCTGCTGCAGCCACTGACAG GTCGGACTCATCAGCTGCGAGTTCACTGCAGCGCTATTGGGCATCCTATCGTGGGGGACTTCACCTATAGCCTACGGACGGACAGCGCCCCCTACCGCATGATGCTGCATGCTTACCTGCTGGACGTCCCGCTGGAGGGCGAGCCTATCCATGTCACGGCTCCTGACCCCTTCCTGCCCACGCTCGACACCAAATGGGTACCGCAGCACTTGGTCCAGTCACTGGAGGGCGCCCTGGAGAGCCTGCTTGAGAGCAGAGGGGACCAGTGCGACCGGGAGAACGATTTGAAGACCATGGGAGAGCCGCCGGGGAAGGACGTCAGCAGGGCCTCGCCTTTGGAGACGGAGGAGCAGAGCGTTCAGTGCCAGCAGTGGCTATGCGAGTGGGCCCTGGACTGA
- the LOC111849137 gene encoding serine/threonine-protein kinase PLK1-like isoform X3, which produces MKRYRRGRFLGKGGFAKCYEITDMDTGEVFAGKVVPKALLLKPSQKEKMSMEIAIHKSLDDPHVVGFHGFFEDEDFVFVVLEMCRRRSLLELHKRRKSVTEPEARYYMRQTIQGCQYLHNNRVIHRDLKLGNLFLNDDMEVKIGDFGLATKIEYDGERKKTLCGTPNYIAPEVLCKKGHSFEVDIWSLGCILYTLLVGKPPFETSCLKETYIRIKKNDYTIPRHINHLATALIRRMLHPDPSKRPAIGDLLADDFFTSGYTPLHLPTSCLTVPPRFSIVPSALEPSFRQPLTALNKGTESPLEKMGKLEPKEDLQPRDIAEMIAGYLSDLLQQLSSVDISKPSDRALIRQEEAEDPACVPIFWISKWVDYSDKYGLGYQLCDNSVGVLFNDTTRLIMYSDGDSLQYIERNSCESYMNVRSYPSALAKKITLLKYFRNYMSEHLLKAGANITRRDGDELARLPYLCHWFRTKSAIVLHLSNGTVQVNFFQDHTKLILCPLMAAVTYIDERREFRTYRMSLIEEHGCCQDLACRLRYAHTMVEKLQACKSS; this is translated from the exons ATGAAGCGTTACCGGCGGGGAAGGTTCCTGGGCAAGGGTGGCTTCGCCAAGTGCTATGAGATCACGGACATGGACACGGGCGAGGTTTTCGCCGGGAAGGTGGTCCCCAAAGCTTTACTGCTGAAGCCCAGCCAGAAGGAGAAGATGTCCATGGAAATCGCCATCCACAAGAGCCTCGACGACCCGCACGTTGTTGGCTTTCACGGTTTCTTCGAGGATGAGGATTTCGTCTTCGTGGTTTTGGAGATGTGCCGGCGAAGG TCTCTCCTGGAGCTGCACAAGAGAAGAAAGTCGGTTACAGAGCCAGAAGCTCGATACTACATGCGGCAGACAATCCAGGGCTGCCAGTATCTTCACAACAACAGGGTCATTCATCGTGACCTCAAGCTGGGCAACTTGTTTCTCAATGATGACATGGAGGTCAAGATAG GTGATTTTGGGCTAGCTACGAAGATCGAGTATGATGGTGAGAGGAAGAAGACTCTGTGTGGAACACCCAACTACATCGCCCCGGAGGTTTTGTGCAAGAAGGGCCACAGCTTCGAGGTGGACATATGGTCACTAGGCTGCATCCT GTACACACTGCTGGTGGGAAAGCCTCCCTTTGAGACGTCCTGTTTGAAGGAGACGTATATCCGTATCAAGAAGAACGACTACACTATTCCCAGG CACATCAACCATTTAGCGACGGCTCTCATTCGCCGGATGCTCCACCCCGACCCCTCAAAGCGGCCCGCCATTGGCGACCTGCTTGCGGACGACTTCTTCACGTCGGGCTACACGCCCCTGCACCTGCCCACCAGCTGTCTCACCGTGCCGCCCCGTTTCTCCATCGTCCCCAGCGCTCTGGAACCGAGCTTCCGCCAGCCCCTCACCGCGCTCAACAAAG GAACGGAGAGTCCCTTAGAGAAaatggggaagctggagcccAAGGAGGATCTGCAGCCAAG GGACATCGCCGAGATGATCGCCGGTTACCTGTCCGACCTGCTCCAGCAGCTCAGCAGCGTTGACATATCCAAGCCGTCGGACCGGGCGCTGATCCGGCAGG AGGAGGCGGAGGATCCCGCCTGTGTTCCCATTTTCTGGATTAGCAAGTGGGTCGACTACTCGGATAAGTACGGTCTTG GATACCAGCTGTGCGACAACAGCGTGGGCGTGCTCTTCAACGACACTACGCGGCTCATCATGTACAGTGACGGGGACAGCCTGCAGTACATAGAAAGGAACAGCTGCGAGTCCTACATGAACGTCCGCTCCTACCCTTCGGCCCTGGCTAAGAAG ATAACCTTGCTGAAATATTTCCGGAACTACATGAGCGAGCATCTGCTGAAGGCGGGCGCCAACATCACACGGCGGGACGGCGACGAGCTGGCCCGTCTGCCCTACTTGTGCCACTGGTTCCGCACCAAGAGCGCCATCGTGCTGCACCTCAGCAACGGCACCGTGCAGGTCAACTTTTTCCAG gaccACACCAAGCTGATCCTATGCCCCTTGATGGCGGCCGTGACGTACATCGACGAGCGCCGCGAGTTCCGCACCTACAGGATGAGCCTGATCGAGGAGCATGGCTGCTGCCAGGATCTGGCCTGCCGCTTACGCTACGCCCACACCATGGTGGAGAAGCTGCAGGCCTGCAAGTcatcctga
- the LOC111849137 gene encoding serine/threonine-protein kinase PLK1-like isoform X2, giving the protein MSAPLKEVPEVLVDPRKMKRYRRGRFLGKGGFAKCYEITDMDTGEVFAGKVVPKALLLKPSQKEKMSMEIAIHKSLDDPHVVGFHGFFEDEDFVFVVLEMCRRRSLLELHKRRKSVTEPEARYYMRQTIQGCQYLHNNRVIHRDLKLGNLFLNDDMEVKIGDFGLATKIEYDGERKKTLCGTPNYIAPEVLCKKGHSFEVDIWSLGCILYTLLVGKPPFETSCLKETYIRIKKNDYTIPRHINHLATALIRRMLHPDPSKRPAIGDLLADDFFTSGYTPLHLPTSCLTVPPRFSIVPSALEPSFRQPLTALNKGTESPLEKMGKLEPKEDLQPRDIAEMIAGYLSDLLQQLSSVDISKPSDRALIRQEEAEDPACVPIFWISKWVDYSDKYGLGYQLCDNSVGVLFNDTTRLIMYSDGDSLQYIERNSCESYMNVRSYPSALAKKITLLKYFRNYMSEHLLKAGANITRRDGDELARLPYLCHWFRTKSAIVLHLSNGTVQVNFFQDHTKLILCPLMAAVTYIDERREFRTYRMSLIEEHGCCQDLACRLRYAHTMVEKLQACKSS; this is encoded by the exons AT GTCTGCTCCTCTGAAAGAGGTCCCCGAGGTGCTGGTGGACCCGCGGAAGATGAAGCGTTACCGGCGGGGAAGGTTCCTGGGCAAGGGTGGCTTCGCCAAGTGCTATGAGATCACGGACATGGACACGGGCGAGGTTTTCGCCGGGAAGGTGGTCCCCAAAGCTTTACTGCTGAAGCCCAGCCAGAAGGAGAAGATGTCCATGGAAATCGCCATCCACAAGAGCCTCGACGACCCGCACGTTGTTGGCTTTCACGGTTTCTTCGAGGATGAGGATTTCGTCTTCGTGGTTTTGGAGATGTGCCGGCGAAGG TCTCTCCTGGAGCTGCACAAGAGAAGAAAGTCGGTTACAGAGCCAGAAGCTCGATACTACATGCGGCAGACAATCCAGGGCTGCCAGTATCTTCACAACAACAGGGTCATTCATCGTGACCTCAAGCTGGGCAACTTGTTTCTCAATGATGACATGGAGGTCAAGATAG GTGATTTTGGGCTAGCTACGAAGATCGAGTATGATGGTGAGAGGAAGAAGACTCTGTGTGGAACACCCAACTACATCGCCCCGGAGGTTTTGTGCAAGAAGGGCCACAGCTTCGAGGTGGACATATGGTCACTAGGCTGCATCCT GTACACACTGCTGGTGGGAAAGCCTCCCTTTGAGACGTCCTGTTTGAAGGAGACGTATATCCGTATCAAGAAGAACGACTACACTATTCCCAGG CACATCAACCATTTAGCGACGGCTCTCATTCGCCGGATGCTCCACCCCGACCCCTCAAAGCGGCCCGCCATTGGCGACCTGCTTGCGGACGACTTCTTCACGTCGGGCTACACGCCCCTGCACCTGCCCACCAGCTGTCTCACCGTGCCGCCCCGTTTCTCCATCGTCCCCAGCGCTCTGGAACCGAGCTTCCGCCAGCCCCTCACCGCGCTCAACAAAG GAACGGAGAGTCCCTTAGAGAAaatggggaagctggagcccAAGGAGGATCTGCAGCCAAG GGACATCGCCGAGATGATCGCCGGTTACCTGTCCGACCTGCTCCAGCAGCTCAGCAGCGTTGACATATCCAAGCCGTCGGACCGGGCGCTGATCCGGCAGG AGGAGGCGGAGGATCCCGCCTGTGTTCCCATTTTCTGGATTAGCAAGTGGGTCGACTACTCGGATAAGTACGGTCTTG GATACCAGCTGTGCGACAACAGCGTGGGCGTGCTCTTCAACGACACTACGCGGCTCATCATGTACAGTGACGGGGACAGCCTGCAGTACATAGAAAGGAACAGCTGCGAGTCCTACATGAACGTCCGCTCCTACCCTTCGGCCCTGGCTAAGAAG ATAACCTTGCTGAAATATTTCCGGAACTACATGAGCGAGCATCTGCTGAAGGCGGGCGCCAACATCACACGGCGGGACGGCGACGAGCTGGCCCGTCTGCCCTACTTGTGCCACTGGTTCCGCACCAAGAGCGCCATCGTGCTGCACCTCAGCAACGGCACCGTGCAGGTCAACTTTTTCCAG gaccACACCAAGCTGATCCTATGCCCCTTGATGGCGGCCGTGACGTACATCGACGAGCGCCGCGAGTTCCGCACCTACAGGATGAGCCTGATCGAGGAGCATGGCTGCTGCCAGGATCTGGCCTGCCGCTTACGCTACGCCCACACCATGGTGGAGAAGCTGCAGGCCTGCAAGTcatcctga
- the LOC111849137 gene encoding serine/threonine-protein kinase PLK1-like isoform X1, translating into MSAGVKAPAHVDPRSAPLKEVPEVLVDPRKMKRYRRGRFLGKGGFAKCYEITDMDTGEVFAGKVVPKALLLKPSQKEKMSMEIAIHKSLDDPHVVGFHGFFEDEDFVFVVLEMCRRRSLLELHKRRKSVTEPEARYYMRQTIQGCQYLHNNRVIHRDLKLGNLFLNDDMEVKIGDFGLATKIEYDGERKKTLCGTPNYIAPEVLCKKGHSFEVDIWSLGCILYTLLVGKPPFETSCLKETYIRIKKNDYTIPRHINHLATALIRRMLHPDPSKRPAIGDLLADDFFTSGYTPLHLPTSCLTVPPRFSIVPSALEPSFRQPLTALNKGTESPLEKMGKLEPKEDLQPRDIAEMIAGYLSDLLQQLSSVDISKPSDRALIRQEEAEDPACVPIFWISKWVDYSDKYGLGYQLCDNSVGVLFNDTTRLIMYSDGDSLQYIERNSCESYMNVRSYPSALAKKITLLKYFRNYMSEHLLKAGANITRRDGDELARLPYLCHWFRTKSAIVLHLSNGTVQVNFFQDHTKLILCPLMAAVTYIDERREFRTYRMSLIEEHGCCQDLACRLRYAHTMVEKLQACKSS; encoded by the exons ATGAGTGCAGGGGTAAAGGCGCCGGCGCACGTCGACCCCAGGTCTGCTCCTCTGAAAGAGGTCCCCGAGGTGCTGGTGGACCCGCGGAAGATGAAGCGTTACCGGCGGGGAAGGTTCCTGGGCAAGGGTGGCTTCGCCAAGTGCTATGAGATCACGGACATGGACACGGGCGAGGTTTTCGCCGGGAAGGTGGTCCCCAAAGCTTTACTGCTGAAGCCCAGCCAGAAGGAGAAGATGTCCATGGAAATCGCCATCCACAAGAGCCTCGACGACCCGCACGTTGTTGGCTTTCACGGTTTCTTCGAGGATGAGGATTTCGTCTTCGTGGTTTTGGAGATGTGCCGGCGAAGG TCTCTCCTGGAGCTGCACAAGAGAAGAAAGTCGGTTACAGAGCCAGAAGCTCGATACTACATGCGGCAGACAATCCAGGGCTGCCAGTATCTTCACAACAACAGGGTCATTCATCGTGACCTCAAGCTGGGCAACTTGTTTCTCAATGATGACATGGAGGTCAAGATAG GTGATTTTGGGCTAGCTACGAAGATCGAGTATGATGGTGAGAGGAAGAAGACTCTGTGTGGAACACCCAACTACATCGCCCCGGAGGTTTTGTGCAAGAAGGGCCACAGCTTCGAGGTGGACATATGGTCACTAGGCTGCATCCT GTACACACTGCTGGTGGGAAAGCCTCCCTTTGAGACGTCCTGTTTGAAGGAGACGTATATCCGTATCAAGAAGAACGACTACACTATTCCCAGG CACATCAACCATTTAGCGACGGCTCTCATTCGCCGGATGCTCCACCCCGACCCCTCAAAGCGGCCCGCCATTGGCGACCTGCTTGCGGACGACTTCTTCACGTCGGGCTACACGCCCCTGCACCTGCCCACCAGCTGTCTCACCGTGCCGCCCCGTTTCTCCATCGTCCCCAGCGCTCTGGAACCGAGCTTCCGCCAGCCCCTCACCGCGCTCAACAAAG GAACGGAGAGTCCCTTAGAGAAaatggggaagctggagcccAAGGAGGATCTGCAGCCAAG GGACATCGCCGAGATGATCGCCGGTTACCTGTCCGACCTGCTCCAGCAGCTCAGCAGCGTTGACATATCCAAGCCGTCGGACCGGGCGCTGATCCGGCAGG AGGAGGCGGAGGATCCCGCCTGTGTTCCCATTTTCTGGATTAGCAAGTGGGTCGACTACTCGGATAAGTACGGTCTTG GATACCAGCTGTGCGACAACAGCGTGGGCGTGCTCTTCAACGACACTACGCGGCTCATCATGTACAGTGACGGGGACAGCCTGCAGTACATAGAAAGGAACAGCTGCGAGTCCTACATGAACGTCCGCTCCTACCCTTCGGCCCTGGCTAAGAAG ATAACCTTGCTGAAATATTTCCGGAACTACATGAGCGAGCATCTGCTGAAGGCGGGCGCCAACATCACACGGCGGGACGGCGACGAGCTGGCCCGTCTGCCCTACTTGTGCCACTGGTTCCGCACCAAGAGCGCCATCGTGCTGCACCTCAGCAACGGCACCGTGCAGGTCAACTTTTTCCAG gaccACACCAAGCTGATCCTATGCCCCTTGATGGCGGCCGTGACGTACATCGACGAGCGCCGCGAGTTCCGCACCTACAGGATGAGCCTGATCGAGGAGCATGGCTGCTGCCAGGATCTGGCCTGCCGCTTACGCTACGCCCACACCATGGTGGAGAAGCTGCAGGCCTGCAAGTcatcctga